The Erigeron canadensis isolate Cc75 chromosome 1, C_canadensis_v1, whole genome shotgun sequence genome segment TTTGTATTGTTGgaaaactatgatggcattgatcggtatttggtatgcatacatcctactacatgtttatatttacactattgtccaaacctcatatatcatgcacaacaaactcatttgtattcctttaaacctacgaactcaccaacattatgttgacattttcgagcattcattttcaggtaataacaatgcttaaggagattgagcataaggactttaggaagactaataaagatgatccttcatggactcctagttgcatttaatcattgaactctatttgctatttgttacatcttttgctatttgaggcgtgtttcCTAGACATATCCCGCTTGTGGTAATTACATTtgtttggatttcatttagtataactctattaCAAATTTCATGTGCTATACcatatatttttgtcatatcctacgattccgcctaaggtgggatGTGACATGGTCCAAGAGCTATGCTTTCGTTGAAGGGAGGGGTGCAAGTAATAGTGCCCTTTTTTTTATGAAACTAGTAAATCCGGTATTCGAAAAACCGGAGTCGTTAAAAGTGGTCAAATGCGGTTATTGCAAAATCGGActcaaattttgaattttgatcagtCCGGTATACCAAAACCCGGACTCACTGTGATGTGACAAGATGGCATACGACTTGACGGTTGAACAGTGGTCATTGGCTAGCTCGATACACGAGACTGGGGTTCCGAACCCGGACTctattttcctatatatactaattaaccaggtttatagattatatataaccCATCGATTTGCAGTATACATACTTGGATATCATattatggcttcttcttcatcatccgaCCCATCATCACCTCCTATGATAACATTTCATGCATTGAAAACGCAATGTAAAGAAGATATAGACAACGGGTATGAACTTTACTTCAAAATAAATGACTGTAAGCTTATAATGGAACAAAGGAATGTCAAAGAttagaagaaaataaaagaaataaagataaTTGGTAACAGAACAATCCCATGTGAAGAAATGCATAACGAATATCTTGAGTCTACATTACCAAGCATCGATGAAATAACTACTGAACTTGAGAAAACAAGAAGATTGACTATGCGACATTCTATAAATTACTAGCTAAAGACGGTTTCGTTAgattaataatatgtatattttgtgttaaattattaatatgtcattttgatgtatgtattattttgatgtataatttttagttgttattaataaaaatatataataaaaacatattattgacaactgatatttttttattaaaaaaaataaaacagaatACATATATTGAATCTATCGAACCCCACCCGTATGTAATAAATATTTGAGAGAACGATTGAATTTTGCTCAATGTTTGAGAGAAAGATTAAATTTTGCTCAATGATGATGGATAATAAATATTTGAGAGTTTGATTGAATTTTGCTCAATGTTTGCGTATGTAACTTCTAAAAATTTGCATgtatataaacttttgaaatgtTGAATGCGTGCATGCAATTTTGTCAGCTAGTGTGAGTCCGGTTTTTTGGTACACCGGTCTCGAGCAAAGCACCCATGTAGACTGTTTCTCTGAACAAAAGCCTACACCTCTTGTCACAAAACTTGCAACCCGCCCGACCACCTGCAAAATCTTCGAGTCCGGGTTTCGGATTACCGGACTCAAATTTGAAGTTATGAGTCTGGTTTTCCGAATGCCAGATTGGACTATAAGTCATGAGTCTAATTTTTCGAATACCGGGTTTACTAGTTTCGTAAAActtttttatcaaaaactatTTTGACAAACACACcttaaaatatgtttaatttggaaAAATTTTGGTATAAAAGAAGAACCCCCTCTCGAAACTTCATATTATAACTCCAAACTATATCAAAAATTGTAAAATACcccttctttattcattaatttaaacatctccacatagttttttttttaaaaaaataaagactaATTTCAAAAAGTTTTTTCACTAAAGACACAACTATATAAGGTAATCTCTTCTCACTCTCCAGAAATCAAAAAAGCTATATGGAATTGTAGTGGTGAGAAATCACCCGACGTGGATGGATTATTCACTTTCAACTTTCTTAAAACAAACTTTCCAAAATGAATGACCCTTTCAAATTTATCAAACTTTTGGAACAAAAATGGTTTCCTCCCCAAAGGTACGTTGCCATCAATTTCTAATTAATTTCAAAGTAAATTAATCTTATTCAACTGCTCAAGTGTGTATGAATTTTGAATTAAGATGAAGATTAGAGAGAAATACACACAGTTAACTTCTCAAAGATAATATCAATTTTGGTTAAACTTAGGTATCTGATTTAGGAACCCactaattataaaataaacaatatatatatatatatatggtaaagttattttgagaattttttttttttgcgagaacctttgagaacttttcaaataaaGCCCAACcgattattattctttacatgaaaatttttttttgattgttttccgaataacttatgtgtaattttgaagtttataattgtgtggaggcatggattatcatccgttatacaattatgtggagatttggattcttgatcacatgtgcacgtgTTGAGttatggattcgctgagagactcagcaagtctcttctTCAGCGAGTCCTCAGCGAGTGGCTTTGTCAGCGATCTCTCAGCGATCAATATTATCTTCAAGTTAAAGATAAGTTCGATGACTCATTGCCTAGTTTTTGTAAGTCAGAAATTAgcgggaaaatgaagataagaataTTGGTCCCAAGACACATGTTGATCAAGAAGATTGAAGACATGTGATCATGTACCAAAACGGTACCTGGgtctttctctttcataccggatttggaaacaaacaagatgaagacagaGAGCCCTGCAGATCTGAGAGATCcgccaatagatggttgacaaccttgaggtgtcaacatctattgggttgtcatgtgattcccaTTTCTGCCTATATaaagaatcacttgacctagccgcaactcTTGTTGGTGTAGTTCTgcaattgtcactttgtgtgttCCTTATTATTGTAGAacatttaagtttttgtgtgtcaaaaacttaacaagtattttctttttcttctttgtaaaccaaccatgtattcactgtttaattaatatatacatatagttaaacgTGTTTACTTTCTTATCTTATATATCTTGCTTAATTTGTTTTGATCGTTGCAAACTTGAGACTTTaagcacgaatattgctatgatcacatgtgatcgacttgtatacatatgatcatagcaatattcgtgcacatgtgatcaagaatccaaatctccacataattgtataacaaatgataatccatgtctccacacaattataaacttcaaaattacacataagttattcagaaaacagtcaaaaaacaattttcatgtaaagaaaagtcatcggttgggcttgatttgaaaagttttcaaaggttctTGCAAATAAAagggttcttaaaataactttactatctatctatctatctatatatatatatatatatatatttaatcaatttatattcTAAATCTTTTCATTTTATGTAATGTGCCGGTGACAACCAATAGTAAAAGGGCTCCCATGCTAAAAAGTTGTAGCAGAACTACTTTCTCTATTTTTAGCAAAAACTTGTACGACAAACCTCTTCTTCATtcaaattgtatttaattaactCAGTAGTTGtaactaaaattttcaaatatattaatattggCATTATTTCAATGAGATTATTCTGTCCATATATAAACCGCTAAACTTTTTGTACACCAAACGAAACTTAGTTTAAAAATCCCAAGTTTAATCTTTCGTAAGTTTTTGTACGTTCTAAGAGTAGAAGTTTCCATAAAATCATTATTTCACGTATTAGTTGCAAGAGGAATTCAATTCATGTGCAATATTTAAACGAAAATCAAAGTCGAAAACCAATATCAAAAACTCTATTTAAGATCCACGACTTAATTCTTTAGGTACGTCAATGGTGACCCATTTACAAAGAGACACGAGTCAAATATGGGGCATTAAATTCACAACATCCCCTGTAGCCATTTGGTTTGAAAATGTTACCACTACATTGATTGTACCACCACCCATTTCATTCTACCCCTAAATTTTATTCTTCAAATTACCTCCATCAATATTCATGACCACACCGTCTTGTTTAATTATAGTTAAAAGATCGAGCAGTAAATAATCTTAAAAAAGCCACACGCAAAAGtaagtttttctcaaaaaaaaaatttacaatagTTGTCACATGTAAAAACTACATTATATGTTGATTTCATTAAGAATAAGTtaagttataaataatgaataatctaagagtataaaataaattaactatatatgtataatttaacCAAATTAAGTTGGAagattaaataattaactaattataaaactaagaaagtttgtcaaTGTACACTATACGTATAAGTTACAATGCTTGTCGTTTGTATTTTAACAGAGTAATATGATTTGTTAATATGTCagttttattaagaataaatttaggtatagataaataataaatatattgtgtattaaacattttgtaaagaccatttaattttttaaaattatttttataactgAAATGAAAAGCTTATAATTTAacataaagaaattaaaaaattaaactaaacaattataaaaaaaataaaaaataaagtttgacAATACactatgtataaataaaagtaatgGTAACtctacaacatttttttttttttatctatttgcaactaatacaaataaattaatatatcatatacatataattgttTTTAGTAATAGTTATTATGTAGATGAGTATAAAATGTTAGTGAATTGATATCACTATCACTGGCCTATTAATAAATACGCCTATAAAATCTTGTGGTGTCAAACCTACCAACCAGTCAGTCTTATGTATCATTGCATAGTgtaatttacaattttacattgAATCATCTTACCTGTTTGCTTGTTGACAATTGACTATTGAGGACTTGGAACTTGGAAATGCATACATAAATGGGTCAACTTCTTATAAGTTATAGCCATAACCATTATCTCAATGGACTGGACCTTAATTATGAGAAACTGCCAACCATCATATcatttgtttcgatatttaaGCCCAAAATCCTATTTAGGTCCTCATAAACTGCCCCCCGGACTTTTTGAGCTatagtttgaactttgaagtttTTGAAGCGATTAGCATGAATttaaacaatattattattttcactTTAAACCTTGCTAATTTACACATTGTGTTGCTTTTGCATGTTTCATGTCGATGGAACAAATCAATCGATTTTGACTCGACGATATTGAGTACGATGGGACTTAACGGATTTACGTGTTCTAGTCATAGTGTGTATACTTGAAGACATGGGTTGGTTACTTGGTTAGCTTCTTTAGGTTCGACCAACAcgtttaataatattaatatggtaatatatatatatatatatatatatattgaagttaCATTATTAGCCTTAGAGATGGTTTCTTGGGAGATGCTCAATTGGAGgttcaaccaccaccaaccttatgtttaaaaatgttactaaaatctttatattttaattttcctCCAGCAAACTGTTTTAATGAGAGTGCATTTATCTCTTACCTGTTAGTACCTGTCCACGCAAAACACCTTTAATACAAGTAGCTAGCAAACTCACACTCTTCCCCCTTCAAACACACAAGTGTATTCAACAAGGTGGTGCATGGGTTGGGTTATTATTGGCTCCATTTGAGTCACAAGTCGGGTCGGGTTGGATCATTATCAACCTTAGTTTAGACTAGCTTGTGAAACATTTTGTGTTTCAAACCTATCTAGATAATATTTGTTATTAGTTTCTAACTAGCATATATTGATGTGGGAAGAGAATTTTGTTTctggtggcaaaatgggcgtgTTGGGTATTTTAATGATAACTGGAAAGTTTATTAACGATGTTTTGAGCTTCATTGTTTTCTCCATTCTCGACGTACTTGATTTTATTCTTTGTTATGTCTACAAAGTAGCCGATTTTTTCATTGAAGCCGAATGGAAACCGTGTTATTGCTCTTCACCAAAAGAAGTCATTTCCGGAAGTGCTCAAATATTGGTGTCCGAAAAAGGGGAGTCCAAAAAAATCGTTTGCCTTACATCAACAAAGCTACAACTTGAAGAGATCTCGGACACCCTTTTCACTCGACCATCTTTGGTGGCCGAGGTGTCGAAAACCACAGTCAAAGAGCTTAAGCGTCGAAAAATCGACAACACTACTACAACAATGGTAACTTCCATTAACAAGTCAACGGTTCGGTCAACTTTCACGGTCAACAACACCATTGTGGAAATGCTCCAAGAGAAAATCGGTGCTCATAAATCTCACCCCATTCCCCGTTGGTCAGATTGCGATTGTGACACGTGTAACTCTTGGTCCAACTCGTGTAAAGATACTCTTTTCGTTCACTCCGAAGGCCCTAAAGGTCCGTTATCTATacgattttattatttatacaaGCATATTATACCCATTTGTGTTTTATTTGGTGTATATGTTCTGTTTTGGTTAATTAACAGATAATGTGGGAGGAGATGATGTGTTATTTATTCATGGATTTATATCATCATCTGCATTTTGGACGGAGACAGTGTTTCCAAATttcacaaaatcaacaaaatctGCATACCGATTATTTGCAATCGATCTATTGGGTTTTGGACAGAGTCCAAAACCACACGACTCGCTTTATACAATCAAAGAGCATTTAGACATGATTGAGAAATCGGTACTCGAATCACACAAGGTTAAATCTTTTCACATCGTGGCTCATTCTCTTGGTTGCATTTTGGCCCTTGCACTCGCCGTTAAACATCCTAACGCCGTCAAATCCCTCACTCTTCTTGCACCGGTATAGACTCAATCAACTCTGTATCAAAATAGTAACAACTTACTTTTCCGAACGCTTTAATCAAACTTTGTAAATGTGTTTAAACTTTACTGCAGTATTTTATCTAAAATGACAATATTACCCTTCAATATGTGACGCTAGTTCATTAGACGTGTATATTCTTTGTGAGACTATTTTGGTTGTTTGATGAAACATTTAATGTATTAAAAATGCAAACTGATATAGGTGAAATTAATACATATGTACTGGAAATGAAAAAGTAATAAGTTTAATGGAAGgtgatttgattttaatttgcaGCCATATTTTCCGACACCGAAAGGGGAGCAGGCAACGCAATATATGATGAGAAAGGTGGCGCCGCGGCGGGTGTGGCCATTGATAGCGTTTGGGTCTTCGTTAGCTTGTTGGTATGAACATGTTAGCCGAACCATTTGTTTGCTTATCTGCAAGAACCACCGCATTTGGGAATTTCTTACCAAACTCATCACCAGAAATAGgtaacaataattatatttctttatttctttctttctttctttctttagatACTCtaaatttgtttaattaataattagagTACAATTTAAAACGACTACGTACCTTAGTTTAAaagatattatgtttttttttttaaaaaacgacTACTAATCCTAATTCTATTTCTAAACCACTTcaataaatatttcaaatagACTAATGACAAGGATCGAATCCTAACATTCTCACCCGAAATACAATAACCACTACCAAAATAGTATACTTATTTTATGAATATCGAATATCAAACGTGTACTTTAAAAATTAGACTCTACAATTTTTGGTAAATGTAAAAAGGTTACCTAATACGGTAATTGATAATGATACTTTACATTCTTCTCAAAACagataaatatttaaaaatagagGTTTAGCAAATATCTACGTATTTCTGAATAAATATAGTCAATGTCtaagttttcaaaaaatatatagtcaATGTCGTGACAGTTGAATTAACTCACCGATTGTCATCAAATATacggaaaaaaataaataggacTGATATACAATAATTATATGATGGGGAAacctgatttatatatatatatatatatatataaattttgaaaaaaataaaggttGTGCAAACCTGATTCCTGGCCGGACATAAATTTTGAAGgggtataaatttttaaaatattatatatatataatgtataatatgttaaaagatgtgttataatataaatatatatttgatttcattttaattaatgtttaatatacattattttaagtactaaatataaaaaatttatttatatatttgaattcggtTAATTTAAGGGGCATAATTTTTTTTGCTCAGTCGGGGTGTTAAAATTCTCTGGGCCGCCACTGGTTGTCCCTCATCTAACCTTAGATGGGAAACCTctcacattttgattttttaatcataaaattcaCGGGGGCCTaagatttatttaaaatacaaaataatattaaaagatttCTGTGTGAGGGATTTCCcgtctaagcttagatgagaacaaaaattaacatttttatatgaatttcATATTTGTGGATATTTGAATACGTACATAAAAAgtgtataattttataagttagcatttttataacttctaatcttttttactataaaaaaaCTATTTGCATGTTACTTTCCCTATGTTaaaaaatttagataaatatattaccctttctaaaattatcttttaaaaataggTCGAGGCAGAAAATAAATGAACAATTTTGATTAGAGTTTGCAAacttttttgatacaaaattcatacattaaatttttgaagaataaaaaattaaacattacagTGAAAATGAGTCTGTAACTCTGTATTATATATACCATTTTAT includes the following:
- the LOC122610704 gene encoding probable lysophospholipase BODYGUARD 1; protein product: MWEENFVSGGKMGVLGILMITGKFINDVLSFIVFSILDVLDFILCYVYKVADFFIEAEWKPCYCSSPKEVISGSAQILVSEKGESKKIVCLTSTKLQLEEISDTLFTRPSLVAEVSKTTVKELKRRKIDNTTTTMVTSINKSTVRSTFTVNNTIVEMLQEKIGAHKSHPIPRWSDCDCDTCNSWSNSCKDTLFVHSEGPKDNVGGDDVLFIHGFISSSAFWTETVFPNFTKSTKSAYRLFAIDLLGFGQSPKPHDSLYTIKEHLDMIEKSVLESHKVKSFHIVAHSLGCILALALAVKHPNAVKSLTLLAPPYFPTPKGEQATQYMMRKVAPRRVWPLIAFGSSLACWYEHVSRTICLLICKNHRIWEFLTKLITRNRIKTYLIKGFCCHTHNAAWHTLHNIICGTAGKMEEYLETVQNKLTCSVNIFHGIDDELIPVECSNHVKTKVPRANIKVVEKKDHITIVVGRQEAFARELEEIWKNSKLLNG